In Trichoderma atroviride chromosome 2, complete sequence, one DNA window encodes the following:
- a CDS encoding uncharacterized protein (EggNog:ENOG41~TransMembrane:1 (i50-72o)~CAZy:AA1) — protein sequence MRDRLEDRRLLDEVDGDSDDVASQLSANEEAALPAEPAVTRPKPKSRFTVLRIVGFLLALSLASIVVLAFAIDRHSRDSFDDSQLAIPLHPVEHSTRDPTTLTFEWHVTLGTRAPDGVEKQVYLVNGHFPGPTIEGRSGDRIIVRVYNDLRDEGLSLHWHGLRMQGFNAMDGAVGFTQCPISPGSSFVYDFRIRDDEHGTFWWHSHAQLQRGDGLFGGLIIHEPRRSDANAALQDEALLLIGDWFHRKQSDVLAWYSSPASAGKEPVPDSMVINGRGRYDCSMAVPARPVHCKATALSDFPPLIKKSAGETRLRVVNTGTVAGLTLGVDGASLQPLQVDGGCKVDAKAGDSVGTLYPGERVDLLLKWKSDQAAEPWFNVYLDHENLGFGNPALNPNHTFPALPKTVTGHDREYASPLKFRDHHMDLATLSSTEEPSHIVTADEEQTILLYASTQTLSVNGNIPLGFINHTSWHPQSLPLLSQNRSSWDDKQLIPFIPSGSKPTRVKLVINNLDDGSHPFHLHGYSFHVLSSFRAESGSLGSYNPYATPESDSPGEWNREKPLRKDTVSVPRKGHVVLSFVADNPGMWMLHCHMLVHMGTGMATGFQVGVPGDEEHIYGLDESAAKLCKA from the exons ACCCAAATCAAGGTTTACGGTGCTGCGAATCGTCGGTTTCCTGCTTGCTCTCAGTCTCGCCtccatcgtcgtcctcgcctttgccattgATCGCCATAGCCGCGACTCGTTCGACGACAGCCAGCTCGCTATCCCTCTGCACCCCGTCGAGCACTCCACACGAGATCCCACGACCTTGACCTTTGAGTGGCACGTCACCCTGGGCACCAGAGCCCCAGATGGAGTGGAGAAGCAAGTGTATCTTGTCAATG GACACTTCCCTGGACCGACCATCGAGGGTCGATCCGGAGATCGTATCATTGTCCGCGTCTACAACGACCTCAGGGATGAGGGTCTCTCCCTGCACTGGCATGGCCTGCGCATGCAAGGCTTTAATGCCATGGATGGTGCCGTGGGCTTCACCCAATGCCCAATCTCGCCTGGGAGCTCGTTTGTCTATGACTTTCGCATCCGCGACGACGAACACGGAACCTTTTGGTGGCATAGCCATGCTCAGCTGCAAAGGGGAGACGGCCTCTTTGGCGGACTCATAATCCATGAGCCTCGCCGTAGTGATGCCAACGCGGCTTTGCAAGACGAAGCATTGCTGTTGATTGGCGACTGGTTTCACCGCAAGCAGAGCGACGTTCTTGCTTGGTACTCCAGCCCGGCAAGTGCTGGCAAAGAGCCCGTTCCCGACTCCATGGTCATCAACGGCCGTGGTCGATACGATTGCTCAATGGCCGTCCCAGCTAGGCCTGTCCATTGCAAGGCCACAGCTCTGAGCGACTTCCCACCTCTGATCAAAAAGTCTGCCGGAGAAACGCGTCTCAGGGTGGTGAATACGGGCACAGTCGCAGGCTTGACGCTGGGAGTTGATGGTGCATCGCTCCAGCCGTTGCAAGTAGACGGAGGCTGCAAGGTTGATGCCAAGGCCGGTGATTCTGTCGGAACCCTATATCCTGGCGAGAGGGTTGACCTGCTTCTGAAGTGGAAGAGCGATCAGGCCGCAGAGCCGTGGTTCAACGTCTACCTAGACCATGA AAATCTCGGCTTTGGAAATCCCGCTTTAAACCCGAACCATACCTTTCCCGCGCTTCCAAAAACCGTAACTGGTCACGATAGGGAATATGCGTCCCCCTTGAAATTTCGCGATCACCACATGGATCTTGCCACGCTCTCTTCAACAGAAGAACCATCTCATATTGTCACTGCGGATGAGGAACAGACAATTCTGCTCTATGCCTCAACCCAGACGCTCTCAGTGAATGGGAACATTCCTCTTGGGTTTATTAACCATACATCATGGCATCCCCAGTCGCTGCCACTGCTATCACAGAATCGTTCATCGTGGGATGATAAGCAGCTCATTCCCTTTATTCCTAGTGGATCAAAACCAACCAGAGTCAAGCTTGTGATTAACAACCTCGACGATGGCTCTCACCCGTTCCACCTTCACGGATACTCGTTCCATGTGCTGTCCTCGTTCCGCGCTGAAAGCGGCAGCCTGGGCAGCTATAACCCTTATGCAACCCCGGAAAGCGATTCTCCGGGCGAGTGGAATCGAGAGAAGCCTCTTCGAAAAGACACTGTTAGCGTGCCGAGGAAGGGGCATGTGGTACTCAGCTTCGTTGCTGACAATCCCGGAATGTGGATGCTGCATTGCCACATGTTGGTACATATGGGAACGGGCATGGCTACCGGCTTTCAGGTGGGAGTTCCAGGGGACGAGGAGCATATATACGGATTAGACGAGTCAGCGGCCAAGTTGTGCAAAGCATGA
- a CDS encoding uncharacterized protein (EggNog:ENOG41~SECRETED:SignalP(1-19)~TransMembrane:1 (n4-14c19/20o264-282i)), whose translation MLHLHSLFSALTLASPALAASIPRSSSGSAPYSSTTTIWATPHEQYSSSVGVLGCKVNTNRVAYWPESVDCSNICVSVSYQDRQVYLLRVDQSQGAHDMSYDAWNYLVTGYSATKKPVAGGPMEMTAENADMSNCADLIHTKGSKLPLSAANSMNFLFSCLQQESSWVAGNYVLYNIMDAICTVGQDQTCTLDPPNNQPTCPGTLGLPDKLTSDPVWNIQYPSGDKVLAGAPPTVPTGVPVPAPAPSTTNDDESAAWSPRCRDSLLWIPVLSSISVIYTWMLW comes from the coding sequence ATGCTGCACCTCCACTCTCTCTTTTCAGCGCTTACGCTGGCGAGCCCTGCGCTCGCAGCTTCAATccctcgcagcagcagcggctccGCACCTTACTCTTCAACCACCACAATCTGGGCGACCCCCCACGAGCAATACTCGTCCTCCGTCGGCGTCTTGGGCTGCAAGGTCAACACCAACCGCGTCGCCTACTGGCCCGAATCCGTCGACTGCTCCAACATCTGCGTGTCCGTTTCGTATCAGGACCGCCAGGTCTACCTCCTCCGCGTCGACCAATCCCAGGGCGCGCACGACATGAGCTACGATGCCTGGAACTATCTCGTCACCGGCTACTCGGCCACGAAAAAGCCCGTTGCGGGAGGTCCCATGGAGATGACTGCGGAAAACGCCGACATGTCCAACTGCGCCGACCTGATTCACACAAAGGGCAGCAAGCTCCCCCTCAGCGCGGCAAACAGCATGAACTTTCTATTCAGCTGTCTGCAGCAGGAGAGTTCTTGGGTTGCAGGCAACTACGTTTTATACAACATCATGGATGCAATATGCACTGTTGGCCAGGACCAGACCTGTACCTTGGACCCGCCCAACAACCAGCCAACCTGTCCAGGCACCCTAGGCTTGCCCGACAAGCTCACAAGCGATCCCGTCTGGAACATCCAGTATCCTTCCGGCGACAAGGTCCTTGCCGGAGCACCGCCAACTGTTCCAACGGGCGTGCCTGTTCCAGCACCGGCGCCTTCTACCACCAATGACGACGAGAGTGCTGCATGGAGCCCCAGGTGCCGGGACTCTCTCCTCTGGATACCAGTCCTTTCATCAATTTCCGTTATATATACGTGGATGTTGTGGTAA
- a CDS encoding uncharacterized protein (EggNog:ENOG41), with protein MNTTGGITDEAAIETHDLIHDAELEEQRSHGDHALTQPDMGEESMNASKPMETGQKKQGRHSTMDKMKEALHFNKK; from the exons ATGAACACCACGGGCGGAATAACAGACGAGGCGGCGATTGAGACGCACGACCTCATTCACGATGCCGAGCTCGAGGAGCAAAGG TCCCATGGCGACCATGCATTGACCCAGCCCGACATGGGCGAGGAGTCTATGAACGCATCAAAACCAATGGAGACTGGACAGAAGAAACAGGGTCGCCATTCAACGATGGATAAGATGAAGGAGGCTCTGCATTTTAATAAGAAATGA
- a CDS encoding uncharacterized protein (EggNog:ENOG41~SECRETED:SignalP(1-25)) translates to MRLPSLIPAATAAISLFFGASPSSAAAIMSPRDAASPPGTLALDVGQSLLTFKYSTPDPDPANWVAVYQSYYGGPVEQEFVAGSLDWAYAPDATGSVLVDVSNLPPGFYKAYFLAKGGYQWLSKPIDVIIPGSGPIEFVTDRIITQNARQGSPFKAKLGRLIANPKDNATHFAKVTSFGTDWVNLSKDGTISGTPGNKDKDTNFVVKATASDGSSATIKVQIPVRKAGEPLVEEIKVMSYNMWFGGTNVKDYHNKQIRFLINTNVDIVGVQESWNGQATRLAQALGWYYWQSPNEVGIISRYPIVETFPEQSAGGSIRIELGGRESQLIMWNVHLGFDPYGPYDFCYDHMPLAQVLNREYESRRTPQIMEIVSAMQDALSEADDIPVILTGDFNAPSHLDWTEATKKAHCGYGFVPWPSSEFPIQSGLIDSFREAHPDPNAEPGITWSPIYLDNNGRPEPLDRIDFVYHKGQGLKVLRSETIVAGEPAAEPNHQNNEWTSDHAVVMTTYKLGRSDGRAEL, encoded by the coding sequence ATGAGGCTCCCTTCATTGATTCCGGCGGCGACCGCTGCCATTTCGCTCTTTTTCGgcgcatcgccatcgtcggccgCTGCCATCATGTCGCCGCGCGATGCCGCGTCCCCTCCCGGGACTCTCGCTCTCGACGTCGGACAGTCGCTCCTCACGTTCAAGTACTCGACGCCGGATCCGGACCCCGCGAATTGGGTCGCAGTGTACCAGTCATACTATGGCGGCCCTGTTGAGCAAGAATTCGTCGCTGGCTCGCTAGACTGGGCGTATGCGCCTGATGCGACGGGCAGTGTGCTGGTTGATGTCTCGAATCTCCCCCCGGGCTTTTACAAGGCCTATTTCCTGGCAAAGGGCGGATACCAGTGGCTTTCGAAGCCCATCGACGTCATCATCCCCGGCTCTGGCCCGATTGAATTCGTCACCGATCGGATCATCACCCAGAATGCTCGACAAGGAAGCCCCTTCAAAGCAAAGCTCGGCCGCCTGATTGCTAATCCCAAGGACAACGCCACTCACTTCGCCAAAGTCACCAGCTTTGGCACCGACTGGGTGAATCTTTCCAAGGACGGAACCATCTCTGGCACTCCTGGaaacaaggacaaggacacAAACTTTGTTGTCAAGGCGACCGCGAGCGATGGATCTTCTGCGACGATCAAGGTCCAGATCCCGGTGCGCAAAGCCGGCGAGCCGCTCGTGGAAGAAATAAAGGTCATGTCCTACAATATGTGGTTTGGCGGCACAAATGTAAAGGACTACCACAACAAGCAGATCCGCTTTCTCATCAACACGAATGTCGACATTGTCGGCGTTCAAGAGAGCTGGAATGGCCAGGCAACTCGTCTCGCTCAGGCGCTTGGATGGTATTACTGGCAGAGCCCCAATGAGgtcggcatcatcagccGTTACCCCATTGTGGAGACGTTCCCTGAACAATCTGCCGGCGGATCTATTCGCATCGAGCTGGGCGGTCGCGAAAGCCAGCTTATAATGTGGAATGTCCATCTGGGATTTGATCCTTATGGCCCGTACGACTTTTGCTACGACCACATGCCGCTGGCCCAAGTCCTCAACCGCGAGTATGAATCCAGGCGCACTCCGCAAATCATGGAAATCGTCAGTGCCATGCAAGATGCCCTCTCGGAGGCTGACGATATCCCCGTTATCCTGACGGGCGACTTCAATGCGCCATCTCACCTGGACTGGACCGAAGCAACCAAGAAGGCGCACTGTGGCTATGGCTTTGTTCCCTGGCCAAGCTCCGAGTTTCCCATCCAGTCGGGCCTGATTGACTCGTTCCGCGAGGCTCATCCCGACCCCAACGCTGAGCCCGGCATCACCTGGTCGCCCATTTATCTGGACAACAACGGTCGACCGGAGCCGTTAGATCGCATCGACTTTGTGTACCACAAGGGCCAGGGCCTCAAAGTTCTCCGGTCGGAAACGATTGTTGCTGGCGAGCCCGCTGCAGAGCCAAATCATCAGAACAATGAATGGACGTCAGATCATGCGGTTGTGATGACGACGTATAAACTTGGGCGATCGGACGGGCGGGCAGAGTTGTGA
- a CDS encoding uncharacterized protein (EggNog:ENOG41~SECRETED:SignalP(1-21)) yields the protein MKKHMIMKLQLPLLSSAEAAASESTDKESQSDSISFRIRGVPTDWSREQLQSFLKSQENGLDVSIKSLATDAGEQYQSATITFPDLPSRLQRHPHWDIVVPATFNAMAAGEQYLSIDKDFYGLTTLFAPTPGDHKIE from the coding sequence ATGAAAAAACATATGATTATGAAACTGCAGTTGCCTCTGTTAAGttcagcagaggcagcagcatccgaGAGCACAGACAAAGAATCGCAGTCCGATAGCATTTCATTCCGAATTCGCGGTGTGCCGACCGACTGGAGCCGTGAACAACTGCAAAGCTTCTTGAAGAGTCAGGAAAATGGCCTGGATGTGTCCATCAAGTCACTTGCTACTGACGCTGGTGAACAATACCAATCCGCCACAATCACGTTCCCAGACTTGCCCTCACGGCTTCAAAGGCACCCCCATTGGGACATTGTTGTACCAGCAACGTtcaacgccatggctgcaggTGAACAATACCTAAGCATCGACAAAGACTTTTACGGCTTAACAACGCTTTTTGCTCCGACTCCAGGAGACCATAAGATAGAGTAG